A DNA window from Daucus carota subsp. sativus chromosome 3, DH1 v3.0, whole genome shotgun sequence contains the following coding sequences:
- the LOC108211989 gene encoding nodulin-26 gives MATTPSTSVSMSPKQYLPTSFSIMEQGKRSRTQKFAAAAFPVSVSPSYFQKVIAEFIGTYILIFVGCGSALTDRKLNLTIVGIALAWGFSLMAAIYAVGHVSGAHFNPAVTIGLAAARRFPFKLVPMYVLSQLLSAILACLTLRVLFNYQEDLIPMTTQYSDPTTDLEAIAWEFIITFFLMFVICGAADDDRANKGLAGFAIGGTLLFNVLLAGPITGASMNPARSIGPAIVASEFKNLWVFVVAPILGATTAALIYNLLRLPANQNEEESSTRSIYNDLYMQNGA, from the exons ATGGCAACCACACCTTCAACCAGTGTTAGCATGTCACCTAAACAGTATCTGCCAACTTCATTCTCCATAATGGAACAAGGAAAACGCAGTCGCACGCAAAAATTTGCTGCAGCTGCTTTTCCTGTTTCTGTTTCTCCAAGTTACTTCCAGAAG GTCATTGCAGAGTTCATCGGAACGTACATACTAATATTCGTAGGCTGTGGAAGTGCTCTGACAGACAGAAAGTTAAACCTTACTATTGTGGGCATAGCATTGGCATGGGGGTTTTCTCTGATGGCAGCAATATATGCAGTTGGGCATGTCTCTGGCGCCCATTTCAACCCTGCAGTCACAATTGGTCTTGCTGCTGCCCGGAGGTTTCCATTTAAGCTT GTGCCTATGTATGTTCTGTCGCAGTTATTGAGTGCAATACTTGCTTGTCTCACTCTCAGAGTATTGTTTAATTACCAAGAGGATTTGATCCCGATGACTACTCAGTATTCTGATCCAACTACTGATCTTGAAGCCATTGCCTGGGAATTTATAATCACATTTTTTCTCATGTTTGTCATCTGCGGGGCAGCAGATGATGATAGAGCT AACAAGGGGCTTGCTGGATTTGCCATTGGAGGAACACTCTTGTTTAACGTTCTCTTAGCCGG GCCAATCACAGGAGCTTCAATGAATCCAGCAAGGAGTATAGGCCCTGCTATCGTCGCCAGTGAATTTAAAAATTTGTGGGTATTTGTTGTGGCACCAATCCTCGGTGCAACAACTGCAGCCCTAATATACAATCTTCTTCGGTTACCAGCAAACCAGAATGAAGAAGAGAGCAGCACCAGGAGTATATACAACGATCTTTACATGCAAAATGGTGCCTGA